Within Leishmania infantum JPCM5 genome chromosome 35, the genomic segment gtcgtcgtcgtctgcgccgtccagcagcagctccgcgccgtcggcgtcgtcgtcgtctgcgccgtccagcagcagctccgcgccgtcggcgtcgtcgtcgtctgcgccgtccagcagcagctccgcgccgtcggcgtcgtcgtcgtctgcgccgtccagcagcagctccgcgccgtcggcgtcgtcgtcgtctgcgccgtccagcagcagctccgcgccgtcggcgtcgtcgtcgtctgcgccgtccagcagcagctccgcgccgtcggcgtcctcatcgtctgcgccgtccagcagcagctccgcgccgtcggcgtcctcgtcgtctgcgccgtccagcagcagctccgcgccgtcggcgtcctcgtcgtctgcgccgtccagcagcagctccgcgccgtcggcgtcctcatcgtctgcgccgtccagcagcagctccgcgccgtcggcgtcctcgtcgtctgcgccgtccagcagcagctccgcgccgtcggcgtcctcgtcgtctgcgccgtccagcagcagctccgcgccgtcggcgtcctcgtcgtctgcgccgtccagcagcagctccgcgccgtcggcgtcctcgtcgtctgcaccgtccagcagcagctccgcgccgtcggcgtcgtcgtcgtctgcgccgtccagcagcagcactccgcgccgtcggcgtcgtcgtcgtctgcgccgtccagcagcagctccgcgccgtcggcgtcttcgtcgtctgcgccgtccagcagcagcagctccgcgccgtcggcgtcttcgtcgtctgcgccgtccagcagcagcagcaccgcgccgtcggcgtcctcgtcgtctgcgccgtccagcagcagctgcgcgccgtcggcgtcttcgtcctctgcgccgtccagcagcagcagctccgcgccgtcggcgtcctcgtcgtctgcgccgtccagcagcagcagctccgcgccgtcggcgtcctcgtcgtctgcgccgtccagcagcagcagctccgcgccatcggcgtcttcgtcctctgcgccgtccagcagcagctccgcgccgtcggcgtcttcgtcctctgcgccgtccagcagcagcagctccgcgccgtcggcgtcctcgtcgtctgcgccgtccagcagcagcagctccgcgccgtcggcgtcctcgtcgtctgcgccgtccagcagcagcagctccgcgccatcggcgtcttcgtcctctgcgccgtccagcagcagctccgcgccgtcggcgtcttcgtcctctgcgccgtccagcagcagcagctccgcgccgtcggcgtcctcgtcgtctgcaccgtccagcagcagctctttAGAGTGCTATGGCGAGATTCCTTACTATAGCGTGTCGGAGGTGGAGAATACTCGCTTGTTCTTGATGTCAGTGCGGGAGAGCTTTCCAGCACTGATACCGCTATGGGTGTGCCCAAATTTTTGTTCGTGGCCGGGCATTTATTGCGCGCCTGCTGGTGTTGTGATGGATCTCAGTGAGATGCAGTTGCAGGGATCTTTGCCTTCTATTGGTGAGATGTGCGATCCGTCGGAGGTCGTTTTACGTGTGGTTGACTTTGGTGGTGCGGAGATGAGTGTTGAGGTCAGCGGCACGCTTCCTGAAAACTGGTCTGGGCTTACACGGCTGGAGAGGTTGGACCTCTCATATACTGGTGTGAgtggcacgctgccgccggcgtggaGCGCCCTCAGTTCGCTGGAGTATCTCAATCTAGGTTACAATGACCTCTTTGGAACCCTTCCCTATTCTTGGGGGCTCTTCCCTTCGCTTCGCGAGATATACCTTAACGATAACTCGTTGTCGGGCGGGATTCCTTCTAGCTGGATGCATTTGGCGGGCTTCGAAGTGCTGGACTTGACGAACAATCAGCTGGAGGGTTCGCTGCCCAGTCTCATCGTCTCATCCCAGAGGACCTTTGGCGCAACGGCGACAGAACCACGTCTTCAGTGGAAGCGGCGAAGTTAAGTTATGcttg encodes:
- a CDS encoding proteophosphoglycan 5, which produces MTLVWRRQQQLRPIGVLVVCTVQQQLRAVGVVVVCAVQQQLRAVGVVVVCAVQQQLRAVGVLVVCAVQQQLRAVGVLVVCAVQQQLRAVSVLVVCAVQQQLRAVQQQLRAVGVLVVCAVQQQLRAVGVLVVCAVQQQLCAVGVVVVCAVQQQLRPIGVLVVCAVQQQLRPIGVLVVCTVQQQLRAVGVLVVCAVQQQLCAVGVLVVCAVQQQLRAVGVVVVCAVQQQLCAVGVVVVCAVQQQLRPIGVLVVCAVQQQLRPIGVLVVCAVQQQLRAVGVVVVCAVQQQLRAVGVLVVCAVQQQLRAVGVVVVCAVQQQLRAIGVVVVCAVQQQLRAVGVVVVCAVQQQLRAVGVVVVCAVQQQLRAVGVVVVCAVQQQLRAVGVVVVCAVQQQLRAVGVVVVCAVQQQLRAVGVVVVCAVQQQLRAVGVLIVCAVQQQLRAVGVLVVCAVQQQLRAVGVLVVCAVQQQLRAVGVLIVCAVQQQLRAVGVLVVCAVQQQLRAVGVLVVCAVQQQLRAVGVLVVCAVQQQLRAVGVLVVCTVQQQLRAVGVVVVCAVQQQHSAPSASSSSAPSSSSSAPSASSSSAPSSSSSSAPSASSSSAPSSSSSTAPSASSSSAPSSSSCAPSASSSSAPSSSSSSAPSASSSSAPSSSSSSAPSASSSSAPSSSSSSAPSASSSSAPSSSSSAPSASSSSAPSSSSSSAPSASSSSAPSSSSSSAPSASSSSAPSSSSSSAPSASSSSAPSSSSSAPSASSSSAPSSSSSSAPSASSSSAPSSSSSLECYGEIPYYSVSEVENTRLFLMSVRESFPALIPLWVCPNFCSWPGIYCAPAGVVMDLSEMQLQGSLPSIGEMCDPSEVVLRVVDFGGAEMSVEVSGTLPENWSGLTRLERLDLSYTGVSGTLPPAWSALSSLEYLNLGYNDLFGTLPYSWGLFPSLREIYLNDNSLSGGIPSSWMHLAGFEVLDLTNNQLEGSLPSLIVSSQRTFGATATEPRLQWKRRS